In one window of Microplitis demolitor isolate Queensland-Clemson2020A chromosome 4, iyMicDemo2.1a, whole genome shotgun sequence DNA:
- the LOC103573036 gene encoding uncharacterized protein LOC103573036 translates to MKILRIVFLLITFLAVGYASVKPLIFEGEEVNSLQEHTRQKRGLLLAKAGLLGGALLAKKALILGTGAGLIGGGLAGATVYKLKSHAPNGYYGGYGYPGGYSGNYVVPQRGYGYQSGSEANLYPSYPSYPPNNYGPPYYTKGSNGLC, encoded by the exons atGAAGATTTTACGGATAGTCTTTTTGCTCATTACATTCCTGGCAGTGGGATATGCTTCTGTTAAACCACTAATTTTTGAGGGAGAAGAAGTAAACAGCTTGCAAGAACATACTAGGCAGAAGCGTGGATTGCTTTTAGCTAAAGCAGGGCTTTTGGGAGGAGCATTACTTGCAAAAAAAGCTCTTATTTTAGGCACTGGAGCTGGTCTTATTGGCGGTGGCCTTGCAGGTGCTACAGTCTATAAACTCAAATC gCACGCTCCTAACGGTTATTATGGAGGATACGGATATCCTGGTGGATACAGTGGAAATTATGTAGTCCCCCAAAGAGGATACGGATACCAGAGTGGAAGCGAAGCAAATTTGTATCCTTCATATCCTTCCTATCCTCCGAATAATTACGGCCCACCTTATTATACCAAAGGATCTAATGg